Below is a window of Aerosakkonema funiforme FACHB-1375 DNA.
GACCCACCGGAAAGAGGCGCTGAAGCACCTGATTGGTTTTACGTACCGAATGTACCGCCAACTTTAGACGGTCAAGTACGGCGTTCTTACGTTCTTTGGCAAGAATACATCGCACCTTCGATCGTACTGGAATTTGTCTCTGGAGATGGTTCCCAAGAACGAGATACAACTCGCATAACGGGAAAATTTTGGATTTACGAGCAGGTGATCCGTCCGCCTTTTTATGGCATTTATGAAGTCAGGCAAGCCAGGGTGGAAGTGTATCAACTTCTGGCAGGCAAATATTATTTATTACCTGCAAATGAGCGCGGCAGATTTCCCATTCCTCCTTTGGGTGTAGAGTTAGGAATTTGGCAGGGAAGATATCAAAATTTGGAATTACCGAAAACCGTGCGTGAAAGCCCCTGGCTTTAGACATGGGGATGAAACGCACCTGGCGATTTTAATCGCCGTCAAGTCCCTGGTTTCCACTTCTGATTCTCAAT
It encodes the following:
- a CDS encoding Uma2 family endonuclease, with protein sequence MTSIFTASPNLESSLPDHTQLPESDGTFVKNFQEHPQSILLTDSITPVLQQLHPDGQYCIGQDCGIYWRLTDPPERGAEAPDWFYVPNVPPTLDGQVRRSYVLWQEYIAPSIVLEFVSGDGSQERDTTRITGKFWIYEQVIRPPFYGIYEVRQARVEVYQLLAGKYYLLPANERGRFPIPPLGVELGIWQGRYQNLELPKTVRESPWL